A region from the Mercenaria mercenaria strain notata chromosome 7, MADL_Memer_1, whole genome shotgun sequence genome encodes:
- the LOC123554073 gene encoding uncharacterized protein LOC123554073, which translates to MEEEATSSQIVEVIESSATTVTNMTTQLAVVDKFALELDTVEVKMDRKLEPETFNKKSVNTPTTTTKLFITTNRNQGNVEEVTTKKPTLRTRTPIIKPTPKTSPPKPSRKKKPPADQPVYSWDPCAEYDGMYFPHPTECNMFIQCTNGEIIEQKCTNGLLYHWKQLTCVSR; encoded by the exons ATGGAAGAGGAAGCGACGTCCTCGCAAATAGTAGAAGTCATAGAATCATCAGCTACCACAGTAACAAACATGACTACACAACTTGCAGTCGTTGACAAGTTTGCTCTAGAGTTAGATACTGTAGAAGTCAAGATGGACCGGAAGTTGGAACCAGAAACTTTCAACAAGAAAAGTGTTAACACACCAACAACTACTACAAAGCTTTTTATTACAACCAATAGAAATCAAG GCAATGTCGAGGAGGTGACAACGAAAAAGCCTACATTAAGAACGAGAACACCGATAATAAAACCAACTCCAAAAACATCTCCCCCAAAACCTTCAAGAAAGAAGAAACCACCTGCCGACCAACCTG TTTATTCTTGGGACCCTTGTGCGGAATATGATGGCATGTATTTTCCTCACCCAACAGAGTGTAATATGTTTATACAGTGTACAAACGGAGAAATCATTGAACAGAAATGTACAAATGGACTTCTCTACCATTGGAAACAACTGACATGCGTATCAAGGTAA